Proteins encoded within one genomic window of Theobroma cacao cultivar B97-61/B2 chromosome 7, Criollo_cocoa_genome_V2, whole genome shotgun sequence:
- the LOC108662831 gene encoding lysine-rich arabinogalactan protein 19-like — protein MSSSQPVKKGKDSDTSRSTTSVSVTFPRPLFPPSQQRPLRFSRSAMTGSGKSSGGRATVAASYPPARTDMQRRDSSRLPPRQGVAIRFGVESNTPTHPPSRSQTRTATRVFAVTEDEARVRLGAVTAPAAEQTETPPHPSPPPLPTSIPAMPLKANQALATFFTTIANQAQAGQALPTVPPTALSVPPPPPSVPPPMLDVSNSKKFKEARQHDLMGAIGTPDPSNPLPC, from the exons atgtcttctagtcagccagtaaAAAAAGGCAAGGACTCAGATACTTCAAGGAGCACTACTTCTGTTTCCGTGACATTTCCTCGACCTCTATTTCCACCATCACAGCAGAGACCTTTgaggtttagcagatctgctatgactggCTCTGGGAAGAGTTCCGGAG GACGAGCCACTGTAGCTGCATCATATCCACCAGCTCGCACtgatatgcagaggagagattcttctAGGTTACCACCGAGACAGGGAGTAGCCATACGGTTcggtgtggagagtaataccccgacacatccaccttcgagaTCACAGACTCGTACCGCGACAAGAGTTTTTGCTGTGACAGAAGATGAGGCACGGGTCCGACTtggagcagtgacag cacctgctgctgaACAAACCGagactcctccacatcctTCGCCTCCTCCGCTACCTACTAGTATTCCTGCCATGCCTCTTAAGGCAAATCAGGCATTGGCAACCTTTTTTACTACTATTGCTAACCAGGCTCAGGCTGGTCAAGCTCTTCCTACAGTTCCTCCAACTGCTCTTTCAGTACCACCACCCCCACCTTCTGTCCCACCACCAATGCTGGATGTTTCTAATTCTAAGAAGTTTAAAGAGGCTAGGCAACATG atcttatgggAGCTATAGGAACTCCTGATCCCAGTAATCCACTTCCTTGTTAA